From a single Streptomyces misionensis genomic region:
- a CDS encoding carbonic anhydrase produces MHDLDQGVARFQQDVFPAKQELFARLAARHAPHTLFIGCSDARVVPELITGCEPGELFVIRTAGNLVPARTPGADGVAASIEYAVGTLGVREIVVCGHSGCGAMTALAHGHDLSGAPAVADWLRLADTSVARTEGAADVPALVRQNVLAQLANLATHPSVARALARHEMTVRGWVFDIATGRIDELTATATAAGAPLAA; encoded by the coding sequence ATGCATGACCTCGACCAGGGCGTCGCGCGCTTCCAGCAGGACGTCTTCCCGGCCAAACAGGAACTGTTCGCCCGTCTGGCCGCGCGGCACGCGCCGCACACGCTGTTCATCGGCTGCTCCGACGCCCGTGTCGTGCCCGAGCTGATCACCGGCTGCGAGCCCGGCGAGCTGTTCGTCATCCGCACCGCCGGCAACCTCGTGCCCGCCCGCACCCCGGGCGCCGACGGGGTCGCGGCGAGCATCGAGTACGCCGTCGGCACCCTCGGGGTGCGGGAGATCGTCGTCTGCGGGCACTCCGGGTGCGGCGCGATGACCGCCCTCGCCCACGGTCACGACCTCAGCGGCGCCCCGGCCGTCGCCGACTGGCTGCGGCTCGCCGACACCTCGGTGGCCCGCACCGAGGGCGCCGCCGACGTGCCCGCCCTGGTACGGCAGAACGTGCTGGCCCAGCTGGCCAACCTGGCCACCCACCCCTCGGTCGCCCGCGCCCTGGCACGGCACGAGATGACCGTGCGCGGCTGGGTCTTCGACATCGCCACCGGCCGTATCGACGAACTGACCGCCACCGCCACCGCCGCCGGCGCCCCGCTCGCGGCCTGA
- the cynS gene encoding cyanase, with protein sequence MIHAQFDPAARQTLAAAAVEAKTRKNLTWQRIADTAGLSVAFTTAAVLGQHALPEDSARAVAELLGLDEDAAMLLATIPTRGSIPGGIPTDPTIYRFHEMLQVYGTTLKALVHEQFGDGIISAINFRLDVKKVADPEGGERAVITLDGKYLPTKPF encoded by the coding sequence ATGATCCACGCCCAGTTCGACCCCGCCGCCCGCCAGACGCTGGCCGCCGCCGCGGTCGAGGCCAAGACCCGCAAGAACCTCACCTGGCAGCGGATCGCCGACACCGCCGGACTGTCGGTCGCCTTCACCACCGCCGCCGTCCTCGGTCAGCACGCCCTGCCCGAGGACTCCGCCCGGGCCGTCGCCGAACTCCTCGGCCTCGACGAGGACGCGGCCATGCTGCTGGCCACCATCCCCACCCGCGGCTCGATCCCCGGCGGCATCCCCACCGATCCGACGATCTACCGCTTCCACGAGATGCTCCAGGTCTACGGCACCACCCTCAAGGCGCTGGTCCACGAGCAGTTCGGCGACGGCATCATCTCCGCGATCAACTTCAGGCTCGACGTCAAGAAGGTCGCCGACCCCGAGGGCGGCGAGCGCGCCGTCATCACCCTGGACGGCAAGTACCTGCCGACCAAGCCCTTCTGA
- a CDS encoding nucleoside deaminase, whose translation MDFVQRTVDLARRNVEEGGRPFATVIVKDGEILAESPNKVAQTNDPTAHAEILAIREACVRLGTEHLTGTTIYVLAHPCPMCLGALYYCSPDEVVFLTTRDAYEPHYVDDRKYFELDTFYEEFGKNWDERRLPMRHEPRADAVEVYRLWQRRNGGERRVAGAPTAA comes from the coding sequence ATGGACTTCGTCCAGCGCACCGTCGACCTCGCCCGCCGCAACGTCGAGGAGGGCGGCCGCCCCTTCGCGACCGTCATCGTCAAGGACGGCGAGATCCTCGCCGAGAGCCCCAACAAGGTCGCCCAGACCAACGACCCCACCGCGCACGCGGAGATCCTCGCCATCCGCGAGGCCTGCGTGCGGCTGGGCACCGAGCACCTGACCGGGACCACCATCTACGTCCTGGCCCACCCCTGCCCCATGTGCCTGGGCGCGCTGTACTACTGCTCGCCCGACGAGGTCGTCTTCCTCACCACCCGCGACGCCTACGAACCGCACTACGTCGACGACCGCAAGTACTTCGAACTGGACACCTTCTACGAGGAGTTCGGCAAGAACTGGGACGAGCGCCGGCTGCCGATGCGGCACGAGCCGCGCGCGGACGCGGTCGAGGTCTACCGGTTGTGGCAGCGCCGCAACGGCGGCGAGCGCCGTGTCGCCGGAGCACCCACCGCCGCCTGA
- a CDS encoding SpoIIE family protein phosphatase, with protein MVRLPGRPVSRPPRPFGQPRAPLAPPPDGPGANGDRPGVLWAAVTGRSVAGQVFVLQVVIVLLLVVSAVVAQVLQVRHDTEAEARNRSLAVAQTFANAPGTAAALRTPDPTAVLQPEAEATRKATGVDFVVVMNTQGVRYTHPLPDRIGKKFVGTIGPAVAGGTVVEQVNGTLGPLVQSVVPVRDASGTVVGLVSAGITTAHAGGAADQQLPLLLAAAAAALALATAGTALVSRRLLRQTHGLGPYEMTRMYEHHDAVLHAVREGVLIVGRDGRLLLANDEAQRLLDLPEDAERRHVLELGLDDETARLLASGRTATDEVRLVKDRLLAINQRPTELRGGPAGSVTTLRDSTELRAVSGRAEVARERLNMLYEAGVGIGTSLDVTRTAEELAELAVPRFADFATVDLYEQVLNGEEPRPGSALRRVACVGVRKDSPLYPLDERLRFVPTSPQARSLTSGRSVVEPRLRDAPGWRAQQPERTDQVLEYGIHSLITVPLRAGSLVLGLATFWRSEKPQPFDAEELALAEELVARAAVSIDNARRYTREHSMAVTLQRSLLPRTLPEQGALELAYRYLPAQSGVGGDWFDVLPLSGARVALVVGDVVGHGLHAAATMGRLRTAVHNFSALDLPPDELLGLLDELVSRIDQDESSDEGAAVTGATCLYAVYDPVARRCTMARAGHPPPALVRPDGRVEFPELPAGPPLGLGGLPFETADLELAEGSRLVLYTDGLVEDRERDIDVGLELLGDALRQAPDASPEATCRTVLERLPARPSDDVALIVARTRVLGPDRVAQWQVPSDPAAVAEVRASVTRTLEEWGLDELAFSTELILSELVTNAIRYGRPPIEVRLLRDRTLICEVSDRSTTSPHLRYAASTDEGGRGLFLVAQVAERWGTRYTPNGKIIWAEQPLP; from the coding sequence ATGGTGCGACTGCCCGGCCGGCCCGTGTCCCGGCCGCCCCGACCTTTCGGGCAACCGCGCGCACCACTGGCCCCGCCGCCGGACGGCCCCGGCGCGAACGGCGACCGGCCGGGGGTGCTGTGGGCGGCGGTGACCGGACGCAGCGTGGCCGGTCAGGTGTTCGTGCTGCAAGTCGTGATCGTGCTGCTGCTGGTGGTCTCCGCGGTGGTGGCGCAGGTGCTCCAGGTGCGGCACGACACCGAAGCCGAGGCCCGCAACCGTTCCCTGGCCGTGGCCCAGACGTTCGCCAACGCGCCCGGCACGGCCGCCGCGCTGCGCACCCCCGACCCGACGGCGGTGCTCCAGCCGGAGGCCGAGGCCACCCGCAAGGCGACCGGCGTGGACTTCGTCGTCGTGATGAACACGCAGGGCGTGCGCTACACGCATCCCCTGCCCGACCGGATCGGGAAGAAGTTCGTCGGCACCATCGGCCCGGCGGTGGCCGGGGGCACGGTCGTGGAGCAGGTCAACGGCACGCTCGGCCCGCTGGTGCAGAGCGTGGTGCCGGTCAGGGACGCCAGTGGCACGGTGGTGGGGCTGGTCTCCGCGGGCATCACCACCGCGCACGCGGGCGGGGCGGCCGACCAGCAGCTGCCGTTGCTGCTCGCGGCGGCCGCCGCCGCGCTCGCACTGGCCACCGCGGGCACGGCGCTGGTCAGCAGACGGCTGCTGCGCCAGACACACGGTCTCGGGCCGTACGAGATGACCCGGATGTACGAGCACCACGACGCGGTGCTGCACGCGGTCCGCGAGGGGGTGCTGATCGTCGGCCGCGACGGCCGGCTGCTACTCGCCAACGACGAGGCGCAACGCCTGCTGGACCTACCCGAGGACGCCGAGCGACGGCACGTGCTGGAGCTGGGCCTGGACGACGAGACGGCGCGGCTGCTGGCGTCCGGGCGGACGGCGACCGACGAGGTGCGGCTGGTCAAGGACCGGTTGCTGGCGATCAACCAGCGGCCCACCGAACTGCGCGGCGGCCCGGCGGGCAGCGTCACCACGCTGCGCGACTCCACCGAGCTGCGGGCGGTGTCCGGGCGGGCCGAGGTGGCCCGCGAGCGGCTGAACATGCTGTACGAGGCCGGGGTGGGCATCGGCACCAGCCTGGACGTGACCCGTACCGCCGAGGAGCTGGCCGAGCTCGCGGTGCCCCGGTTCGCGGACTTCGCCACCGTGGACCTGTACGAGCAGGTGCTGAACGGGGAGGAGCCGCGGCCGGGGAGCGCGCTGCGCCGGGTGGCCTGTGTGGGCGTCCGCAAGGACTCCCCGCTGTACCCGCTGGACGAGCGGCTCCGGTTCGTGCCGACGTCGCCGCAGGCGCGCAGCCTGACGAGCGGGCGGTCGGTGGTGGAGCCGCGGCTGCGCGACGCGCCGGGCTGGCGGGCGCAGCAGCCGGAGCGCACCGACCAGGTGCTGGAGTACGGCATCCACTCGCTGATCACCGTGCCGCTGCGGGCGGGCAGTCTGGTGCTGGGGCTCGCCACCTTCTGGCGGTCGGAGAAACCGCAGCCGTTCGACGCCGAGGAGCTGGCGCTCGCCGAGGAACTGGTGGCGCGGGCGGCGGTGTCCATCGACAACGCCCGCCGGTACACGCGTGAGCACAGCATGGCGGTGACGTTGCAGCGCAGCCTGCTGCCGCGGACGCTGCCCGAGCAGGGCGCGCTGGAGCTCGCGTACCGGTATCTGCCGGCGCAGTCCGGGGTGGGCGGCGACTGGTTCGACGTGCTGCCGCTGTCCGGGGCGCGGGTGGCCCTGGTGGTGGGCGACGTGGTGGGGCACGGGCTGCACGCGGCGGCGACCATGGGCCGACTGCGCACGGCCGTGCACAACTTCTCCGCGCTGGACCTGCCGCCGGACGAACTCCTCGGTCTGCTGGACGAGCTGGTGAGCCGGATCGACCAGGACGAGAGTTCGGACGAGGGTGCCGCGGTGACCGGCGCGACCTGTCTGTACGCGGTGTACGACCCGGTGGCACGGCGGTGCACCATGGCCCGGGCGGGTCATCCGCCGCCCGCGCTGGTGCGTCCCGACGGGCGGGTGGAGTTCCCGGAGCTGCCGGCCGGGCCGCCGCTGGGCCTGGGCGGGCTGCCGTTCGAGACGGCCGATCTGGAGCTGGCCGAGGGCAGCCGCCTGGTGCTGTACACCGACGGTCTGGTGGAGGACCGGGAGCGGGACATCGACGTCGGCCTGGAGCTGCTGGGAGACGCCCTGCGCCAGGCGCCGGACGCCTCCCCGGAGGCCACCTGCCGTACCGTGCTGGAGCGGCTGCCGGCCCGGCCGAGCGACGACGTCGCGCTGATCGTGGCCCGGACCCGGGTGCTGGGGCCGGACCGGGTGGCGCAGTGGCAGGTGCCGTCCGATCCGGCGGCGGTCGCCGAGGTGCGCGCCTCGGTGACCCGCACGCTGGAGGAGTGGGGGCTCGACGAGCTGGCGTTCTCGACGGAGCTGATCCTCAGCGAGCTGGTCACCAACGCCATCCGCTACGGGCGGCCCCCGATCGAGGTACGGCTGCTGCGCGACCGCACGCTGATCTGCGAGGTCTCCGACCGCAGCACGACCTCGCCGCACCTGCGGTACGCGGCCAGCACCGACGAGGGCGGCCGGGGCCTGTTCCTGGTGGCGCAGGTCGCCGAGCGCTGGGGCACCCGCTACACGCCGAACGGCAAGATCATCTGGGCGGAGCAGCCGCTGCCGTAG
- a CDS encoding SpoIIE family protein phosphatase gives MAGSGEQAVRGRARLAALLANAATAALRATDGRVAGVYLRGGGPGHGEVPELVGPADSPTVLRLAVLAGLPGPLFRPWWRLHAARPFPVSDAYRLGGPVVLPNATETVRRYPQFAAGLPFPFGSVHMPVPGGRAPLGVLSVLRPSVAGAEESLDRELLARLAEGLGVELLALADGDASALVWDGEPQCVRPPARRPPQAAMGRFTWDPVTHAVRVDDRLHALLGPAPEGFEGTDTALAEALAPAEAYRVLGALRDTAAGKPPPAPLSLRAGDGAPRLLDLWPAGEGSSVPAVGGVVLDPGSVSLADGAADLLPQGVFCLDRLGVIVYANDAAARLAGAPDGLRGRPLWEAMPWLTAAPYDDHLRAALLSPEPVHFHVRRKGGETGGYDGLAVSVHPGEDLLTCTLVPASRMETPAGPVPPAEPVADDPATAAVYRPIALAIALTDAVTAQQVSAVVMRELLPAFGGRRLAIYLLQDRHMYLAWETGFPPGFLEQFDGVGLDVRIPGVETLSTGRPLFFESMPQLAATYPGMPLDAEEGSRAFLPLIASGRMVGSCILGFDRPRRFSTEERTVLTALAGLIAHAMERARRYDSEAALARGLQQALLPSRLSAHPRVETAGRYLPGTDGLEVGGDWYDVVEAGPGLALVIGDVQGHGVQAAATMGQLRSAVRAFALGDRPPDEVLSGTNRLLIGLDPGQFASCCYLRLDPDTGRVRIARAGHPPPLLLSPGGRARALDVPGGVVLGVDPEARYPVTELELEPDAILALYTDGLVERVGADIDEGIAELCAALTRAGAAAGRRDGLSLDGVADRLTAAVRHAGARPDDVALLLAARSLRRA, from the coding sequence ATGGCGGGGAGCGGGGAGCAGGCGGTCCGCGGGCGGGCCCGGCTGGCCGCGCTGCTCGCGAACGCCGCGACCGCGGCGCTCCGTGCGACGGACGGCCGGGTGGCGGGCGTGTATCTGCGCGGGGGCGGCCCGGGGCACGGCGAGGTCCCCGAGCTGGTCGGCCCCGCCGACTCCCCCACCGTCCTGCGCCTGGCCGTCCTCGCCGGTCTCCCGGGCCCCCTCTTCCGCCCGTGGTGGCGGCTGCACGCCGCCCGGCCCTTCCCGGTCTCCGACGCCTACCGGCTGGGCGGGCCGGTGGTGCTGCCGAACGCGACGGAGACGGTGCGCCGCTACCCGCAGTTCGCGGCGGGCCTGCCGTTCCCGTTCGGGTCGGTGCACATGCCCGTGCCGGGCGGGCGCGCCCCCTTGGGGGTGCTGAGCGTCCTGCGCCCGTCGGTGGCCGGCGCGGAGGAGTCGCTCGACCGGGAGCTGCTGGCGCGGCTGGCCGAGGGCCTGGGCGTGGAGCTGCTCGCGCTCGCCGACGGGGACGCGAGCGCGCTGGTCTGGGACGGCGAGCCGCAGTGCGTGCGGCCGCCCGCGCGCCGGCCCCCGCAGGCCGCGATGGGACGGTTCACCTGGGACCCGGTGACCCACGCGGTACGGGTCGACGACCGGCTGCACGCCCTGCTCGGGCCGGCGCCCGAGGGGTTCGAGGGAACGGACACCGCGCTCGCCGAGGCCCTGGCCCCGGCCGAGGCGTACCGGGTGCTGGGCGCGCTGCGCGACACCGCCGCCGGGAAGCCGCCGCCCGCCCCGCTGAGCCTGCGGGCCGGCGACGGCGCCCCACGGCTGCTGGACCTGTGGCCGGCCGGCGAGGGCAGCTCGGTGCCGGCGGTCGGCGGGGTGGTGCTCGACCCCGGTTCCGTCTCCCTCGCGGACGGCGCGGCCGACCTGCTGCCGCAGGGGGTGTTCTGCCTGGACCGGCTCGGTGTGATCGTGTACGCCAACGACGCCGCGGCCCGGCTGGCGGGGGCGCCGGACGGACTGCGCGGGCGGCCGCTGTGGGAGGCGATGCCGTGGCTGACCGCAGCGCCCTACGACGACCATCTGCGGGCCGCCCTGCTGTCCCCGGAGCCGGTGCACTTCCATGTGCGGCGCAAGGGCGGGGAGACGGGCGGGTACGACGGGCTCGCCGTGTCCGTGCATCCCGGCGAGGACCTGCTGACCTGCACACTCGTTCCGGCCAGCCGGATGGAGACGCCGGCCGGGCCGGTGCCGCCCGCGGAGCCGGTGGCGGACGATCCCGCGACGGCGGCGGTGTACCGGCCGATCGCGCTGGCCATCGCGCTGACCGACGCGGTGACGGCCCAGCAGGTGTCGGCGGTGGTCATGCGGGAGCTGCTGCCCGCGTTCGGGGGCCGCCGGCTCGCCATCTACCTGCTCCAGGACCGGCACATGTACCTGGCGTGGGAGACGGGTTTCCCGCCGGGTTTCCTGGAGCAGTTCGACGGCGTGGGGCTCGATGTGCGGATCCCGGGCGTGGAGACCCTGTCGACGGGCCGGCCGCTGTTCTTCGAGTCGATGCCGCAGCTCGCGGCGACCTATCCGGGGATGCCGCTGGACGCCGAGGAGGGATCGCGCGCCTTCCTGCCGCTGATCGCCTCCGGCCGGATGGTCGGCTCCTGCATCCTCGGCTTCGACCGGCCGCGCCGTTTCAGCACGGAGGAGCGCACCGTGCTGACCGCGCTCGCCGGGCTGATCGCGCACGCCATGGAGCGGGCGCGGCGCTACGACAGCGAGGCGGCCCTCGCCCGCGGCCTCCAGCAGGCGCTGCTGCCGAGCCGGCTGTCGGCGCATCCGCGGGTGGAGACCGCGGGCCGCTATCTGCCGGGCACCGACGGCCTCGAGGTGGGCGGCGACTGGTACGACGTGGTGGAGGCCGGCCCGGGGCTGGCGCTGGTCATCGGGGACGTGCAGGGGCACGGGGTGCAGGCGGCGGCGACCATGGGCCAGCTGCGCAGCGCGGTACGGGCGTTCGCGCTGGGCGACCGGCCGCCGGACGAGGTGCTGAGCGGCACCAACCGGCTGCTGATCGGCCTGGACCCGGGCCAGTTCGCCAGCTGCTGCTATCTGCGCCTGGACCCGGACACCGGGCGGGTCCGGATCGCCCGGGCGGGTCATCCTCCGCCGCTGCTGCTCTCCCCCGGCGGCCGGGCACGGGCGCTGGACGTCCCCGGCGGGGTGGTCCTCGGGGTCGATCCGGAGGCCCGGTACCCGGTGACCGAGCTGGAGCTGGAGCCGGACGCGATCCTCGCGCTGTACACGGACGGCCTGGTGGAACGGGTGGGCGCCGACATCGACGAGGGGATCGCGGAGCTGTGCGCGGCCCTGACCCGGGCGGGTGCGGCGGCCGGCCGGCGCGACGGGCTGTCCCTGGACGGGGTCGCCGACCGCCTCACCGCCGCGGTCCGGCACGCCGGTGCCCGCCCCGACGACGTGGCCCTGCTGCTCGCGGCGCGGAGCCTGCGCCGTGCGTAG
- a CDS encoding DUF1232 domain-containing protein — translation MDSTTTLLLIAGVLAAGLLAGAVALLVRLVRTRRTLLRAGLPTGPRWVFWGAVAYLVLPTDLLPDPVYLDDIGVLLLALRSLRSALPASSEPTRLP, via the coding sequence ATGGATTCCACCACCACCCTGCTGCTGATCGCCGGCGTCCTCGCGGCCGGCCTGCTCGCCGGTGCCGTCGCCCTGCTCGTGCGGCTGGTCCGCACCCGGCGCACGCTGCTGCGGGCCGGGCTGCCGACGGGCCCGCGGTGGGTGTTCTGGGGCGCGGTGGCCTATCTGGTGCTCCCCACCGACCTGCTGCCGGACCCCGTCTACCTGGACGACATCGGCGTGCTCCTGCTCGCCCTGCGCAGCCTGCGCTCCGCCCTGCCCGCCTCCTCGGAGCCGACCCGGCTGCCCTGA
- a CDS encoding FAD-dependent oxidoreductase, which yields MPRPLRVAIVGAGPAGIYAADALLKSEAATDPGVSIDLFERMPAPFGLIRYGVAPDHPRIKGIVTALHQVLDKPQIRLFGNVAYPTDISLDDLRAFYDAVIFSTGAMADRALSIPGIDLDGSYGAADFVSWYDGHPDVPRTWPLEAEKVAVLGVGNVALDVARILAKTADELLPTEIPPNVYDGLKANKALEIHVFGRRGPAQAKFSPMELRELDHSPNIEVIVDPEDIDYDAGSIETRRGNKQADMVAKTLENWAIRDVGDRPHKLFLHFFESPAEILGEDGKVVGLRTERTALDGTGNVKGTGEFKDWDVTAVYRAVGYLSEKLPKLPWDIDSGTVPDEGGRVVEEGGTHLQSTYVTGWIRRGPVGLIGHTKGDANETVANLLDDHANGRLHTPSSPAPEAVDAFLAERDVRYTTWEGWYRLDAAERALGEPQGRERVKLVEREDMLRESGA from the coding sequence ATGCCGCGCCCCCTGCGGGTAGCCATCGTCGGAGCCGGTCCCGCCGGGATCTACGCCGCCGACGCCCTGCTCAAGTCCGAGGCGGCCACCGACCCCGGTGTCTCCATCGACCTCTTCGAGCGCATGCCCGCCCCGTTCGGCCTGATCCGCTACGGCGTCGCGCCCGACCACCCGCGCATCAAGGGCATCGTCACCGCCCTGCACCAGGTGCTGGACAAGCCGCAGATCCGGCTGTTCGGCAACGTCGCCTACCCGACCGACATCAGCCTGGACGACCTGCGCGCCTTCTACGACGCGGTGATCTTCTCCACCGGTGCGATGGCCGACCGCGCGCTGTCCATACCCGGCATCGACCTGGACGGCTCCTACGGCGCCGCCGACTTCGTCTCCTGGTACGACGGCCACCCGGACGTGCCGCGCACCTGGCCGCTGGAGGCCGAGAAGGTCGCCGTGCTCGGCGTCGGCAACGTGGCCCTCGACGTCGCCCGGATCCTCGCCAAGACCGCCGACGAGCTGCTGCCCACCGAGATCCCGCCGAACGTCTACGACGGGCTCAAGGCCAACAAGGCCCTGGAGATCCACGTCTTCGGCCGCCGGGGCCCGGCGCAGGCGAAGTTCAGCCCGATGGAGCTGCGCGAGCTGGACCACTCCCCCAACATCGAGGTCATCGTCGACCCCGAGGACATCGACTACGACGCGGGCTCGATCGAGACCCGGCGCGGCAACAAGCAGGCCGACATGGTCGCCAAGACGCTGGAGAACTGGGCGATCCGGGACGTCGGCGACCGTCCGCACAAGCTCTTCCTGCACTTCTTCGAGTCGCCCGCGGAGATCCTCGGCGAGGACGGCAAGGTCGTCGGCCTGCGCACCGAGCGCACCGCCCTCGACGGCACCGGCAACGTCAAGGGCACCGGCGAGTTCAAGGACTGGGACGTCACCGCCGTCTACCGCGCGGTCGGCTACCTCTCGGAGAAGCTGCCCAAGCTGCCCTGGGACATCGACTCGGGCACCGTCCCGGACGAGGGCGGCCGGGTCGTCGAGGAGGGCGGCACGCACCTCCAGTCCACCTACGTCACCGGGTGGATCCGGCGCGGCCCGGTCGGCCTCATCGGCCACACCAAGGGCGACGCCAACGAGACGGTCGCCAACCTGCTGGACGACCACGCCAACGGCCGGCTGCACACCCCCTCCTCGCCCGCCCCGGAGGCCGTGGACGCCTTCCTCGCCGAGCGCGACGTCCGCTACACCACCTGGGAGGGCTGGTACCGCCTCGACGCCGCCGAACGCGCCCTGGGCGAGCCGCAGGGCCGCGAGCGCGTGAAGCTCGTCGAGCGCGAGGACATGCTGCGCGAGAGCGGCGCCTGA
- a CDS encoding lipoprotein, whose product MQVDVGVRAVVAVALAAVLGGCAGQDDAGTPRASGTRTGAAAKDPAVVSGGTIGAAGSPCALPVRFDVAEDWKAESVDARGAQDDGLGAALLRQGPVTAACEIDAKPAGHIGFLRVWTGRAGDADARGVLRGFVAAQGHVGKERYRAFTTGGGLRGTEVEYSSTSELLDETRKECAFAVGTPGGPVVVHLGGMDSAEHDAMLPAYELAKRTLKVAG is encoded by the coding sequence ATGCAGGTCGACGTGGGGGTGCGGGCGGTCGTGGCGGTGGCGCTCGCGGCGGTGCTGGGCGGCTGCGCCGGACAGGACGACGCGGGCACACCGCGGGCGAGCGGAACGAGAACCGGGGCCGCGGCGAAGGACCCGGCGGTGGTGAGCGGCGGCACGATCGGCGCCGCCGGTTCGCCCTGCGCGCTGCCCGTCCGGTTCGACGTCGCCGAGGACTGGAAGGCCGAGTCGGTCGACGCGCGGGGCGCGCAGGACGACGGGCTCGGGGCGGCGCTGCTGCGGCAGGGCCCGGTGACGGCCGCCTGCGAGATCGACGCCAAGCCGGCCGGCCACATCGGCTTCCTGCGGGTGTGGACCGGCCGGGCGGGTGACGCCGACGCGCGCGGCGTGCTGCGGGGGTTCGTGGCCGCGCAGGGCCACGTCGGCAAGGAGCGGTACCGGGCGTTCACGACGGGCGGCGGTCTGCGGGGCACCGAGGTGGAGTACTCCTCCACCAGCGAACTGCTGGACGAGACCAGGAAGGAGTGCGCCTTCGCCGTCGGCACTCCCGGTGGTCCGGTGGTCGTCCATCTCGGCGGGATGGACTCGGCGGAGCACGACGCCATGCTCCCGGCCTACGAACTGGCCAAACGGACACTGAAGGTGGCCGGCTGA
- a CDS encoding class I SAM-dependent methyltransferase: MAEEERRAPAAEVFDALGLDYEKAFASSAAHRASLRWLLERLAPGSRVLDVGSGTGRPTAETLAGAGHRVLGVDVSPVMVELAARQVPGAEFRRADVRELPLDEGSFDAACAYFSLLQMDRSEQEAVVRRLVRAVRPDGLVVLATVPFDVEGAQGLFMGQPVRVTSFAAEAFEDMAVRAGLTVLATDRVEFAPAHPAATPEPHLFLHCRRRAE; this comes from the coding sequence GTGGCCGAGGAGGAACGCCGGGCGCCGGCGGCCGAGGTGTTCGACGCGCTGGGACTCGACTACGAGAAGGCGTTCGCCTCCTCCGCGGCCCACCGGGCGTCCCTGCGGTGGCTGCTGGAGCGGCTGGCACCGGGCAGCCGGGTGCTGGACGTGGGCAGCGGGACCGGGCGGCCGACCGCCGAGACCCTCGCCGGGGCAGGCCACCGGGTGCTCGGCGTCGACGTCTCCCCGGTGATGGTGGAGCTGGCCGCCCGGCAGGTGCCCGGCGCCGAGTTCCGCCGCGCCGACGTCCGTGAACTCCCGCTGGACGAGGGGTCGTTCGACGCGGCCTGCGCCTACTTCTCGCTGCTCCAGATGGACCGGTCCGAGCAGGAGGCCGTGGTGCGCCGGCTGGTGCGGGCGGTACGGCCGGACGGGCTGGTGGTGCTGGCCACCGTGCCCTTCGACGTGGAGGGCGCCCAGGGGCTGTTCATGGGGCAGCCGGTGCGGGTGACGAGCTTCGCCGCCGAGGCCTTCGAGGACATGGCGGTCCGCGCCGGGCTGACCGTACTGGCGACGGACCGCGTCGAGTTCGCGCCGGCCCACCCCGCCGCCACGCCCGAGCCGCACCTGTTCCTGCACTGCCGGCGCCGCGCGGAGTGA
- a CDS encoding flavodoxin family protein — protein MPTLLIVHHTPSPNCQALFEAVVSGATAPEIEGVRVVRRAALAATATDVLEADGYLLGTPANLGYISGALKHFFDQIYYPCLDETRGRPFGSYIHGGSDVTGAVRALDSITTGLGWRRAAEPVTVTGAPGRADTEACWELGATLAAGLAG, from the coding sequence GTGCCCACCTTGCTGATCGTCCACCACACCCCGTCGCCCAACTGTCAGGCGCTGTTCGAGGCCGTCGTCTCGGGCGCCACGGCACCCGAGATCGAGGGCGTCCGGGTGGTCCGGCGCGCGGCCCTCGCGGCCACCGCCACCGATGTCCTCGAAGCCGACGGCTATCTCCTCGGCACGCCCGCGAACCTCGGCTACATCTCCGGCGCCCTCAAGCACTTCTTCGACCAGATCTACTACCCCTGCCTGGACGAGACCCGGGGCCGCCCCTTCGGCTCCTACATCCACGGGGGCAGCGACGTCACCGGCGCCGTGCGCGCCCTCGACTCCATCACCACCGGCCTCGGCTGGCGCCGCGCGGCCGAACCGGTCACCGTGACGGGAGCGCCGGGCAGGGCCGACACGGAGGCGTGCTGGGAACTGGGCGCCACCCTCGCGGCGGGCCTGGCCGGCTGA